A single genomic interval of Hemibagrus wyckioides isolate EC202008001 linkage group LG13, SWU_Hwy_1.0, whole genome shotgun sequence harbors:
- the LOC131363923 gene encoding uncharacterized protein LOC131363923: MMNFGGGAALQQHQDVEPEPGWSGLDDPWNGTQRETFVFPQDEDDDNWPVLCLSPVWMPTPVGSPSPPMRGLSPLCTPPPVRSPSPPRRGLSPLCTPPPVRSPSPPRRGLSPLCTPPPVRSPSPPRRGLSPLCTPPPVRSPSPPRRGLSPLCTPPPVRSPSPPMRGLSPLCTPPPVRSPSPPRRGLSPLCTPPPVRSPSPPMRGLSPLCTPPPVRSPSPPRRGLSPLCTPPPVRSPSPPRRGLSPLCTPPPVRSPSPPRRGLSPLCTPPPVRSPSPPRRGLSPLCTPPPVRSQSPPMRGLSPLWTPPLVRIPSPPMRGFSPLWTQPLVRIPSPPMRGLSPLLTPPPVRSPSPPMRGLSPVLIPPPVESLSSVWIPPPVWIPPPVGSPSTRIRDLSPVWIRPPVWIPPPVGSPSTHIRGVSPVWTPPPAMSTSTPMRGLSPVWIPPPVGSRSPVWIPPPVGSRSPVWIPPPVGSRSPVWIPPPVWIPPPVGSPSPPMRGLPPVWIPPPVPRQGIRRRRDEEDGSQEAPPSRRQHVDQDFIRISPGGSSITSYP; this comes from the exons atgatgaacttcggagGAGGAGCCGCGCTTCagcagcaccaggatgtggagcccgagcccggatggagcggactggacgacccctggaacg ggacacagagggagacgtttgtgtttccgcaGGATGAGGACGATGACAACTGGCCTGTGCTATGCCTCTCTCCTGTTTGGATGCCaacacctgtggggagcccatccccacctatgagaggcctctctcctttatgtaccccaccacctgtgaggagcccatccccacctaggagaggcctctctcctttatgtaccccaccacctgtgaggagcccatccccacctaggagaggcctctctcctttatgtaccccaccacctgtcaggagcccatccccacctaggagaggcctctctcctttatgtaccccaccacctgtcaggagcccatccccacctaggagaggcctctctcctttatgtaccccaccacctgtgaggagcccatccccacctatgagaggcctctctcctttatgtaccccaccacctgtcaggagcccatccccacctaggagaggcctctctcctttatgtaccccaccacctgtgaggagcccatccccacctatgagaggcctctctcctttatgtaccccaccacctgtgaggagcccatccccacctaggagaggcctctctcctttatgtaccccaccacctgtcaggagcccatccccacctaggagaggcctctctcctttatgtaccccaccacctgtcaggagcccatccccacctaggaGAGGCCTCTCCCCTTTAtgtaccccaccacctgtgaggagcccatccccacctaggaGAGGCCTCTCCCCTTTATgcaccccaccacctgtgaggagccaatccccacctatgagaggtctctctcctttaTGGACCCCACCActtgtgaggatcccatccccacctatgagaggtttCTCTCCTTTATGGACCCAACCACTTGTGAGGATCCcttccccacctatgagaggtctctcccCTTTAttgaccccaccacctgtgaggagcccatccccacctatgagaggcctctctcctgtattgatcccaccacctgtggagAGCCTCTCttctgtatggatcccaccacctgtatggatcccaccacctgtggggagcccatccaCACGTATTAGAgacctctctcctgtatggatccgaccacctgtatggatcccaccacctgtggggagcccatccaCACATATTAGAGGTgtctctcctgtatggaccccaccacctgcTATGAGCACATccacacctatgagaggcctctctcctgtatggatcccaccacctgtggggagccgctctcctgtatggatcccaccacctgtggggagccgctctcctgtatggatcccaccacctgtggggagccgctctcctgtatggatcccaccacctgtatggatcccaccacctgtggggagcccatccccacctatgagaggcctcccTCCAGtttggatcccaccacctgtcccacgccagggcataaggaggaggagggacgaagaggatggcagtCAAGAAGCCCCTCCGAGTAGACGGCAGCATGTGGATCAGGATTTCATCAGGATTTCACCAGGAGGATCGTCCATCACCTCTTATCCatga